In Plantibacter sp. PA-3-X8, one DNA window encodes the following:
- a CDS encoding 3-hydroxyacyl-CoA dehydrogenase family protein, with protein sequence MTTHTIAVVGSGYMGGGIAQVLALSGATVRIADISEEIARKNYDRLIAEAEQFVADGLFPADAVERIRANVSPAASIEEAVTGADFIEEAVPEKIEIKHETLRRISAAASPDAIIGSNTSTILIGSLAEAVTNPERFLGVHFSNPAPFIPGVELIPHETTADAAIATVEEIVAATGKETARVKDATGFVLNRLQYALFHEATQLVEEGVATPEDIDTIVRTTFGFRLPVFGPFAIADMAGLDVYSFCYASLQTRWPERFATPDSLKELVDAGKFGTKSGAGYLDVPADRTPELIAYRNKAYVAIKQLMDELGPAPIN encoded by the coding sequence ATGACCACACACACCATCGCCGTCGTCGGATCGGGGTACATGGGCGGCGGCATCGCCCAGGTGCTCGCGCTGTCCGGCGCCACCGTCCGCATCGCCGACATCTCCGAGGAGATCGCGCGCAAGAACTACGACCGCCTCATCGCCGAGGCCGAGCAGTTCGTCGCCGACGGACTCTTCCCTGCCGACGCCGTGGAGCGGATCCGCGCCAACGTCTCGCCCGCAGCGTCCATCGAGGAGGCCGTCACCGGAGCCGACTTCATCGAGGAGGCCGTCCCCGAGAAGATCGAGATCAAGCACGAGACCCTCCGTCGCATCAGCGCCGCGGCCTCGCCCGACGCCATCATCGGCTCGAACACCTCGACCATCCTCATCGGTTCGCTCGCTGAGGCCGTCACCAACCCGGAGCGGTTCCTCGGCGTCCACTTCTCGAACCCGGCCCCGTTCATCCCCGGCGTCGAACTCATCCCGCACGAGACCACCGCCGATGCGGCGATCGCCACCGTCGAGGAGATCGTCGCAGCGACCGGCAAGGAGACCGCCCGCGTCAAGGACGCGACGGGCTTCGTGCTCAACCGCCTGCAGTACGCGCTGTTCCACGAGGCGACGCAGCTCGTCGAGGAGGGCGTCGCGACGCCCGAGGACATCGACACGATCGTCCGCACCACCTTCGGCTTCCGGCTCCCCGTCTTCGGTCCCTTCGCGATCGCCGACATGGCCGGACTCGACGTGTACTCGTTCTGCTACGCCTCGCTCCAGACCCGGTGGCCCGAGCGGTTCGCCACGCCGGACTCCCTCAAGGAGCTCGTCGACGCCGGCAAGTTCGGCACCAAGTCGGGTGCCGGCTACCTCGACGTCCCGGCCGACCGCACCCCCGAGCTGATCGCCTACCGCAACAAGGCCTACGTCGCGATCAAGCAGCTCATGGACGAGCTCGGCCCCGCACCCATCAACTGA